In the genome of Colletotrichum lupini chromosome 8, complete sequence, one region contains:
- a CDS encoding flavodoxin, with protein sequence MVAEITGPEPAVVADLPGRSMLVLYGSETGNAQDIAEEIGRNAQRLHFKTKVDEMNGAQLSVLLQYSMVIFVISTTGQGDMPRNSIAFWKSLLRKKLPPGCLGAVKFTTFGLGDSLYIKFNWAARKLHKRLEQLGAVEYYPRGEADEQDSDGADERYMPWAADLQKRLLELYPLPEGVSPIPEGALLPPRYTVELATSTETLQNGTSGSSGEHKTNGHVVEIGNDDQPNGTSPNSKTMSAIEDITHATNEMTIAEPSPTGDGLESQNQTPPTTLLPIPDGHAASLELNERVTPTKHFQDVRLVRLAVEPSANGPPTINPFDSLTIYPKNFPKDVQKLIDLMQWNNIADSPLSFRSSSGATNLPRGLYISHDRPTTLRDLLTHNLDITCTPRRSFLKEMYYFSDDEYHKERLLEFTMREYTDEFYDYTTRPRRTILEVLEEFTSVRIPLSRVLDMFPVMRGRDFSIASITHQPSLPPSQETTSTTTTTMTTGTKTSITLLIALVKYQTILRKIRQGLCSRYLESLTSPGTPLRITLHRSSASLHGPIHARRPLCAVATGTGVAPLRLFIEERLSHLASGVSVGDTAVFFGSRSREADFHFSDVWEDLKAKYTLPSFPTTTTTTTDSAAAAAAATINHADAASATPANPKFDVLPAFSRDKSVPRAYVQDVIRNHPETIRAMVASDAIFVVCGGSLKMSRAVKEAVKDCLRGDSSRYPDDATVEAAFARLTWWEEIW encoded by the exons ATGGTCGCCGAAATCACCGGTCCCGAGCCGGCCGTGGTGGCTGACCTGCCAGGCCGGTCCATGTTGGTCCTTTACGGCTCGGAGACCGGCAATGCTCAGGATATTGCCGAAGAAATTGGTCGCAATGCCCAGCGTCTGCATTTCAAGACCAAGGTTGATGAGATGAACGGAGCTCAGTTG AGCGTGTTGCTTCAATACTCGATGGTCATCTTTGTCATATCAACGACGGGCCAAGGTGATATGCCTCGTAATTCGATTGCCTTTTGGAAAAGCCTTTTGAGGAAGAAGCTACCACCTGGCTGCCTCGGCGCGGTGAAGTTCACGACATTTGGACTTGGCGATAGCCTATACATCAA ATTTAACTGGGCTGCTCGAAAGTTGCATAAGCGGCTAGAGCAACTGGGTGCCGTAGAGTATTATCCACGAGGCGAAGCAGACGAGCAAGACTCGGATGG AGCGGACGAAAGATACATGCCTTGGGCCGCAGACTTGCAAAAGCGGTTACTCGAGCTGTACCCCCTGCCAGAAGGGGTCTCTCCCATCCCAGAGGGCGCTCTTTTACCCCCGAGGTACACCGTCGAGCTAGCCACGAGCACAGAGACACTACAAAATGGAACCTCTGGCAGCAGTGGCGAGCATAAGACAAACGGGCATGTGGTAGAGATCGGAAACGACGACCAGCCCAACGGTACTTCTCCCAACTCAAAGACAATGAGCGCCATCGAGGATATAACACATGCGACCAATGAAATGACTATTGCCGAACCTTCGCCAACGGGAGACGGGCTCGAATCTCAAAATCAAACTCCTCCAACAACTCTCTTACCCATCCCTGACGGCCATGCCGCCTCACTCGAACTCAATGAAAGAGTGACGCCTACGAAACACTTCCAAGACGTCCGTCTCGTACGCCTCGCCGTCGAGCCTTCTGCCAATGGACCTCCCACAATAAACCCGTTTGACAGCCTAACGATCTATCCAAAGAACTTCCCCAAAGACGTCCAAAAGCTCATAGACCTAATGCAATGGAACAACATTGCCGACTCTCCTCTGTCCTTCAGGTCTTCTTCTGGGGCCACCAATCTCCCTCGAGGTCTCTACATCAGTCACGACCGTCCGACGACCCTACGTGATTTGCTCACGCACAATCTTGACATCACCTGCACCCCGCGCCGAAGCTTCCTCAAAGAGATGTACTACTTCTCCGACGACGAATACCACAAGGAGCGCCTCCTTGAGTTTACCATGCGCGAGTACACTGATGAGTTCTACGACTACACCACCAGGCCCCGCCGCACCATCCTCGAGGTCCTCGAGGAGTTCACCTCCGTCCGGATACCCCTGAGCCGCGTCCTCGACATGTTCCCCGTCATGCGCGGCCGAGACTTTAGCATAGCCAGCATTACCCACCAACCCAGCCTCCCGCCCTCTCAAGAGACGACGTCGACGACGACTACGACAATGACAACAGGAACGAAGACGAGCATCACCCTGCTGATAGCCCTCGTCAAATACCAGACCATCCTCCGCAAAATCCGCCAGGGCCTCTGCTCTCGCTACCTCGAATCCCTGACCTCGCCCGGAACCCCTCTCCGCATAACCCTCCACCGCAGCTCCGCATCCCTCCACGGGCCCATCCACGCCCGCCGGCCCCTTTGCGCCGTGGCAACAGGCACCGGCGTTGCGCCCCTCCGCCTCTTTATCGAAGAACGCCTCTCCCACCTCGCCTCAGGTGTGAGCGTCGGCGATACCGCCGTCTTCTTCGGTAGCCGCAGCAGAGAAGCAGATTTCCACTTTAGTGACGTCTGGGAAGACCTCAAGGCGAAGTATACCCTGCCTTCTTTTCCTACCACTACCACTACTACTACCGATTCTGCTGCAGCTGCAGCTGCCGCTACAATCAACCACGCCGACGCCGCATCCGCAACCCCCGCCAACCCCAAATTCGACGTCCTGCCAGCCTTTTCTCGCGACAAGTCCGTCCCGCGAGCCTACGTCCAGGACGTGATCCGCAACCACCCCGAAACCATCCGCGCCATGGTCGCCTCGGACGCCATCTTCGTCGTCTGCGGCGGCAGCCTCAAGATGTCGCGCGCCGTCAAGGAGGCCGTCAAGGATTGTTTGCGCGGCGACTCGTCGAGGTACCCGGACGACGCGACCGTGGAGGCTGCCTTTGCGAGGCTGACTTGGTGGGAGGAGATTTGGTAA
- a CDS encoding electron transfer flavoprotein domain-containingprotein — translation MSALRILVPVKRVIDYAVKPRVNKAQTGVETAGVKHSMNPFDELSVEESVRIREKKRAPGGVEDITVISAGPPKAVDVLRTAMAMGADRAIHVETKEGDDLEPLSVAKLLRKAAEEHKSNLVILGKQSIDDDANQTGQMLAGLLGWPQATSASVVEFGEGDSVSVTREVDGGVETVKAKLPMVITTDLRLNEPRYASLPNIMKAKKKPLEKKKLADYGIGVEKRLKVLKVTEPPQRQGGGKVEDVDGLVAKLKELGAL, via the exons ATGTCCGCCCTCCGAATCCTCGTTCCCGTGAAGCGGGTCATTGACTATGCT GTCAAGCCCCGAGTCAACAAGGCCCAGACGGGCGTCGAGACGGCCGGCGTCAAACACTCCATGAACCCCTTTGACGAGCTCTCGGTCGAGGAGTCGGTCCGCATCCGCGAGAAGAAGCGGGCGCCCGGCGGCGTCGAGGACATCACCGTCATCTCGGCGGGACCCCCCAAGGCCGTCGACGTGCTGCGCACCGCCATGGCCATGGGCGCCGACCGCGCGATCCACGTCGAGACCAAGGAGGGCGACGACCTGGAGCCCCTGAGCGTGGCCAAGCTGCTGCGCAAGGCCGCCGAGGAGCACAAGTCCAACCTCGTCATCCTCGGCAAGCAGAGCATCGACGACGACGCGAACCAGACAGGCCAGATGCTCGCTGGGTTGCTGGGGTGGCCGCAGGCTACGTCGGCGAGCGTGGTGGAGTTTGGCGAGGGGGATAGCGTGAGCGTCACGCGCGAGGTTGATGGTGGCGTGGAGACGGTCAAGGCGAAGTTGCCGATGGTGATTACGACGGACCTGCGGCTCAACGAGCCGCGGTACGCGAGCTTGCCGAATATCATGAAGGCGAAGAAGAAGCCGcttgagaagaagaagctggCCGACTACGGGATTGGTGTTGAGAAGAGGTTGAAGGTTTTGAAGGTTACCG AGCCCCCTCAGCGCCAGGGTGGCGGCAAGGTCGAGGACGTTGACGGTCTCGTTGCGAAGCTCAAGGAGCTCGGCGCCTTGTAA
- a CDS encoding eukaryotic aspartyl protease: MLPTIFVATALAGIVRAQSQSAVALAPSTDWYGVDGNWSTVKFQVGTPGQSVNVLASTSLSEFWAIGAGGCLANMSELISHEEEPLCNTARGNVFTIADSKSWNPLGAWQLGLDYLGYGGNGDYGLDKLSSTLLTGDGMSMDNIVTASINSTDYYLGYLGLGITKGSFGNQVAESPLTQAVKNYGWIPSYSYGYTAGAYYMGMSGTPCSVTLGGYDASRFVPHNNEFSLDPSDGLPHALVRGVEVTVPQSKEMPSGWDAKTRILSNMSTSFSAMIDSSTPFLWLPDAICDEFASAFNLTYNNTFNLYTLTDEQYANFKAGASSYSFTFSFSSHDNSDDFGHPLTVPGVVNITITAAAFAQVLRYPFQSETIKYGEPSVPYFPLRRASNLTNTFIIGRSFLQEAYLITKYDTGVFSLHQALFPDAPLQSFQLKSIVQPSNSPFPPPAQVNSHTGLSTAQMGGIAAGVIAACLIMLAGFFFYRRRQRKTQEMTRSLEDGKDAASSIMPESPRSPMAKFFTKVRGKKKTQRVSTHEVMGSTAQPVEVAADANHAVYELPAPIGPVELDGDDNKSVHEHTEFGTEDTQDVSAYELARRKVEFQLQGPVPAYSPPENPADFPPAEKPMQYTSPVATFRPEHFGLLPASSPASASSPSSPTVCDNSSSTHGSLPSPMSPRAGEWTNRLSDLPSPLTEGPSYPSPTFTVSNPGNTLPQPVSPESEAFTATRATFSPMPPNVPLPALPSPPSSTHQRAPIDPSNIVCLGPLPENVSLPEPEVVPPPLAYSHGTNLAVPEDLTAHRLSTDTLGSNWTEFEEELMAQDNLTRQVSLPDEERSQQAESTSLRSLQRLDGSEFIHIPQMAERRYSWEN, encoded by the exons ATGCTTCCAACAATCTTTGTCGCAACGGCGCTTGCTGGCATCGTTCGCGCACAAAGTCAATCCGCAGTTGCTCTCGCTCCTTCAACCGACTG GTACGGCGTCGACGGCAACTGGTCAACAGTGAAGTTCCAAGTCGGCACACCGGGACAGTCTGTCAATGTTCTTGCGAGCACGTCCTTGTCTGAATTCTGGGCTATCGGAGCCGGTGGCTGTCTTGCAA ACATGTCAGAACTAATATCTCATGAAGAGGAGCCCTTGTGCAACACCGCCAGAGGCAACGTGTTCACCATTGCCGACTCGAAATCCTGGAATCCGTTGGGCGCATGGCAGCTTGGTCTTGATTATCTCGGCTATGGGGGAAACGGCGACTATGGACTGGACAAGCTTTCAAGCACGCTTTTGACTGGGGATGGAATGAGCATGGACAACATTGTGACCGCGTCAATCAACAGCACCGACTACTATCTCGGATATCTCGGACTCGGCATCACCAAGGGCAGTTTTGGCAATCAGGTTGCCGAATCACCCTTAACGCAAGCGGTCAAGAATTACGGATGGATCCCCAGTTACAGCTACGGCTATACTGCTGGCGCCTACTATA TGGGCATGTCTGGCACGCCATGCTCTGTCACTCTGGGAGGCTACGACGCGAGCCGTTTTGTCCCACATAACAACGAATTTTCCCTGGATCCGAGCGATGGTCTACCTCACGCCCTGGTCCGTGGCGTCGAAGTTACTGTGCCACAAAGCAAGGAGATGCCGAGCGGCTGGGATGCCAAGACGAGAATCTTGTCCAACATGTCCACATCTTTCAGTGCCATGATCGACAGCTCAACCCCCTTTCTTTGGCTCCCTGACGCTATTTGCGATGAATTCGCTAGTGCATTCAACCTGACCTACAACAACACCTTCAACCTGTATACTCTCACCGATGAACAGTATGCCAACTTTAAGGCTGGCGCATCTTCCTACTCGTTCACCTTCTCCTTTTCTAGCCATGACAACAGTGACGACTTTGGCCACCCGCTCACCGTACCGGGCGTGGTCAACATCACAATCACAGCTGCAGCTTTTGCGCAAGTTTTGCGATATCCTTTTCAGAGCGAGACGATTAAATACGGCGAACCTTCAGTGCCTTACTTCCCTCTTCGAAGAGCCTCCAACTTGACCAATACGTTCATCATCGGAAGGTCGTTTCTTCAAGAGGCTTACTTGATCACCAAGTACGATACAGGCGTGTTCTCTCTCCACCAGGCCCTGTTCCCGGATGCTCCTCTGCAATCCTTTCAGCTGAAGAGTATTGTGCAGCCTAGCAATAGCCCTTTCCCACCGCCGGCCCAGGTAAATTCTCATACAGGTCTCTCGACAGCGCAAATGGGTGGCATTGCGGCAGGCGTGATCGCCGCTTGCCTGATAATGCTTGCTGGCTTCTTTTTCTACCGTCGCCGCCAGCGAAAGACGCAGGAGATGACTAGGTCGTTGGAAGATGGGAAAGATGCCGCGTCGTCAATTATGCCAGAGTCGCCAAGAAGCCCAATGGCCAAGTTCTTCACAAAAGTCCGGGGCAAAAAGAAGACTCAGCGCGTATCGACACACGAGGTTATGGGCAGCACGGCCCAGCCTGTGGAAGTTGCGGCTGATGCTAACCACGCAGTGTACGAGTTGCCTGCACCGATAGGTCCGGTCGAGCTAGACGGAGACGACAACAAGTCGGTCCATGAGCACACCGAATTCGGGACGGAAGATACGCAAGATGTGAGCGCGTACGAGCTTGCGAGGAGAAAAGTGGAGTTCCAACTTCAAGGCCCTGTCCCGGCGTACTCCCCTCCAGAGAATCCGGCCGACTTTCCGCCTGCCGAGAAGCCGATGCAGTACACGAGCCCTGTCGCGACTTTCAGACCTGAACATTTTGGGTTATTGCCTGCTTCGTCTCCAGCATCTGCCTCTTCACCTTCGTCTCCCACAGTGTGCGACAATTCTTCGTCAACCCATGGCTCCTTGCCATCGCCAATGAGCCCCCGCGCTGGAGAATGGACGAACCGCCTATCTGATCTCCCATCACCCCTGACAGAAGGTCCGTCGTACCCATCACCAACCTTCACTGTCAGCAACCCTGGCAACACACTGCCTCAACCTGTGTCCCCCGAGAGTGAGGCGTTTACAGCAACCCGCGCCACCTTCTCACCTATGCCGCCAAACGTTCCTCTGCCTGCCCTTCCTTCACCGCCTTCATCAACTCATCAAAGAGCACCAATCGACCCATCAAACATCGTCTGCTTGGGTCCTTTGCCAGAGAACGTGTCTCTTCCAGAGCCCGAGGTGGTCCCCCCTCCGCTAGCATACTCTCACGGGACCAACCTTGCCGTGCCGGAGGACCTCACTGCTCATCGCCTGTCTACCGATACTTTGGGCAGCAACTGGACCGAGTTCGAGGAGGAGCTAATGGCTCAGGACAACTTGACGAGACAAGTGAGCCTACCAGATGAGGAGAGGAGTCAGCAAGCGGAATCAACCTCTCTGCGAAGCCTACAACGCCTCGACGGCTCCGAATTCATCCACATTCCCCAGATGGCAGAGCGTCGCTACAGCTGGGAGAACTAA
- a CDS encoding major facilitator superfamily transporter yields MGKITSTSKEEVSVDTIEKGPLPSASSPPASPSSPRLVLETPDEVAMAHPEWRAAEKSLVRKLDVTLMPVIWTLYMFNYLDRNNLAQAKLDKFEADLGLVGEQFNTAVAIFNVGYMVAQLPSNMLITRVRPSIYLPCCVLLWSCVSASTAAAKNFSSLVAIRVILGIVEAPFFPGIFYVLSCWYTQKEIALRTAILYSGMLIATAFSGLIAAAVFAHLDGARGLASWQWLFIIEGAGSFASAFAALAFLPDYVGSRTGMCSWLMSERELQVAAQRMAADRVSVPEETSSVWRGLGLAVKDARTWAFVCMMAFYLSSHGLNSFFPTIVQGFRLGSNTTTLMLTAPPYLLAAAVALCVAVSSDRRADRGLHIIGPVCVAMLGFVISAATTNRPARYLASFLYLPGAFASTGLIFSWAASVASETPEKRATATSIVCLLAQVGNIWSPYFFRPADNPGYLLAFLLMMMFSVMCIGTVFWMRWSLGRANRRMVEEAEAEGTGRRVRLYIL; encoded by the exons ATGGGCAAAATCACCTCGACGAGTAAAGAGGAGGTCTCGGTCGACACGATCGAGAAAGGCCCGCTGCCTTCCGCCTCGTCGCCGCCGGCGTCCCCATCATCGCCGCGGCTCGTCCTCGAGACCCCCGATGAAGTGGCCATGGCACACCCCGAGTGGCGCGCGGCGGAGAAGAGCCTGGTGCGGAAGCTGGATGTGACTCTTATGCCGGTGATTTGGACGCTGTACATGTTCAATTACCTCGACAGGAATAATCTCGC ACAGGCCAAGTTGGACAAGTTTGAGGCGGATCTCGGGCTCGTGGGGGAGCAGTTCAACACCGCCGTGGCGATATTCAACGTCGG GTACATGGTCGCCCAGTTGCCGTCCAACATGCTCATCACCCGCGTGCGTCCGAGCATATACCTCCCGTGCTGCGTGCTCCTGTGGTCCTGTGTATCGGCCTCGACGGCCGCGGCGAAGAATTTCTCAAGCCTTGTCGCTATCAGAGTGATACTGGGTATTGTTGAGGCGCCGTTCTTCCCAGGG ATCTTCTACGTCCTCTCCTGCTGGTACACCCAAAAAGAAATCGCCCTCCGCACAGCAATACTCTACTCGGGCATGCTCATCGCGACCGCCTTCTCGGGActcatcgccgccgccgtctttGCGCACCTCGACGGCGCGCGCGGGCTCGCGAGCTGGCAGTGGCTCTTCATCATCGAGGGCGCGGGGAGCTTCGCGTCCGCGTTCGCGGCGCTGGCTTTCCTGCCGGATTACGTCGGGTCCCGGACGGGTATGTGTTCGTGGCTCATGTCAGAGCGAGAGCTGCAGGTCGCGGCGCAGAGGATGGCGGCCGATCGGGTTTCGGTGCCCGAGGAGACGTCGAGTGTGTGGAGGGGTTTGGGGCTTGCTGTTAAGGATGCGAGGACGTGGGCTTTT GTCTGCATGATGGCCTTCTACCTCTCCTCCCATGGCCTCAACAGCTTCTTCCCGACAATCGTCCAGGGCTTCCGTCTAGGCTCTAACACAACGACCCTGATGCTCACCGCGCCCCCCTACCTTCTCGCCGCGGCCGTCGCCCTCTGCGTTGCCGTCTCCTCGGACCGCCGCGCTGATCGGGGGCTCCACATCATCGGCCCCGTCTGCGTCGCCATGCTCGGCTTCGTCATCtcggcggcgacgacgaACCGGCCGGCGCGGTACCTTGCGAGTTTCCTGTACCTTCCGGGAGCCTTTGCGTCGACGGGATTGATTTTCAGTTGGGCGGCGAGCGTGGCGAGCGAGACGCCCGAGAAGAGGGCGACGGCGACGTCGATTGTGTGTTTGTTGGCGCAGGTTGGGAATATTTGGAGCCCGTATTTTTTTAGGCCGGCGGATAACCCGGGGTATCTGCTTGCTTTTTTGCTTATGATGATGTTTTCCGTCATGTGTATCGGGACGGTGTTTTGGATGAGGTGGTCGCTTGGGAGGGCGAATCGGAGGATGGTGGAGGAGGCTGAGGCTGAGGGGACGGGGAGGAGGGTGAGGTTGTATATACTCTGA
- a CDS encoding carbamoyl-phosphate synthase: MFSRLASLTKPAANGAAGLSSGLRVQTRFLSGQAAGSKGRKMPFTQTRATNPVANLDATLTIRDGPVFSGRAFGANSNISGEAVFTTSLVGYPESMTDPSYRGQILVFTQPLIGNYGVPSNQRDEFNLLKYFESPHIQCAGVVVADVATEYSHWTAVESLGNWCAREGVPAISGVDTREIVTYLREQGSSLARITIGDEYDADEDESFIDPGAINLVKRVSTKAPFVVESPGARFHVALIDCGVKENILRSLVSRGASVTVFPYNYPIHKVASNFDGVFISNGPGDPTHCQETIYNLGRLMETSPVPIMGICLGHQLLALAVGARTIKLKYGNRAHNIPALDLTTGQCHITSQNHGYAVDSSTLPSDFKEYFVNLNDGSNEGMMHKTRPIFSTQFHPEAKGGPMDSSYLFDKYLENVQMFKDSEKIFKDNRPTQLMLDILSRERVGVEPTTLAAAA, from the exons ATGTTCTCTCGATTGGCTTCCCTCACCAAGCCCGCGGCCAACGGTGCCGCCGGGTTGAGCTCCGGCCTCCGAGTTCAGACCCGATTCCTCTCCGGCCAGGCCGCTGGTAGCAAGGGCCGCAAGATGCCCTTCACCCAGACCCGTGCCACCAACCCCGTCGCCAACCTCGACGCCACCTTGACCATCCGA GATGGCCCTGTCTTCTCCGGCCGAGCCTTTGGAGCAAACTCCAACATCTCTGGCGAGGCCGTCTTTACTACCTCCCTGGTCGGATACCCCGAGTCCATGACCGACCCCTCCTACCGTGGCCAGATTCTGGTCTTCACCCAGCCCCTGATTGGCAACTACGGTGTGCCCTCCAACCAGCGTGATGAGTTTAACCTCCTCAAGTACTTCGAGTCCCCTCACATCCAGTGTGCCGGTGTCGTCGTCGCCGACGTTGCGACCGAGTACAGCCACTGGACCGCTGTTGAGAGCTTGGGCAACTGGTGCGCCCGTGAGGGTGTCCCGGCCATCTCTGGCGTCGACACTCGTGAGATCGTCACCTACCTCCGTGAGCAGGGTTCCTCCCTCGCTAGGATCACCATTGGTGACGAGTACGACGCCGACGAGGACGAGAGCTTCATCGACCCCGGTGCCATCAACTTGGTCAAGCGTGTCAGCACCAAGGCTCCCTTCGTTGTCGAGTCCCCTGGCGCCCGCTTCCACGTTGCCCTGATCGACTGCGGTGTCAAGGAGAACATCCTCCGCAGCTTGGTCAGCCGTGGCGCCTCCGTCACCGTCTTCCCCTACAACTACCCCATCCACAAGGTTGCTAGCAACTTCGACGGTGTCTTCATCTCCAACGGCCCTGGTGACCCGACTCACTGCCAGGAGACCATCTACAACCTTGGCCGCCTGATGGAGACCTCCCCCGTTCCCATCATGGGAATTTGCCTCGGCCACCAGCTTCTCGCCTTGGCCGTCGGTGCCCGCACCATCAAGCTCAAGTACGGCAACCGCGCCCACAACATTCCCGCCCTCGACTTGACCACCGGCCAGTGCCACATCACCAGCCAGAACCACGGTTACGCTGTTGACTCCTCCACCCTCCCCAGCGACTTCAAGGAGTACTTTGTCAACCTCAACGACGGCTCCAACGAGGGCATGATGCACAAGACCCGCCCCATCTTCTCCACCCAGTTCCACCCCGAGGCCAAGGGTGGCCCGATGGACAGCTCCTACCTCTTTGACAAGTACCTCGAGAACGTTCAGATGTTCAAGGACAGCGAGAAGATCTTCAAGGACAACCGCCCCACTCAGCTCATGCTTGACATCCTCAGCAGGGAGCGTGTTGGTGTCGAGCCCACCACCCTCGCCGCGGCTGCTTAA
- a CDS encoding RNA recognition domain-containing protein has product MSAAVEKVSEAVNDVTNALSNATISDKAADKPAANNDAVLASAAEGRRLYIGNLAYATTEGELKEFFKGYLVESVSIPKNPRTDRPVGYAFVDLSTPSEAERAISELSGKEILERKVSVQLARKPEPAGEKTEGANGEGAGEGNRRRASGRGRGRGRGRGGRGARGGRNEDGTPIEGAAAEVPAGAPATSEVLPLTDATNKDAAKTQKAGESAEARAPRERRERGPPADGIASKTKVMVANLPYDLTEEKLKELFAAYEPSSAKIALRPIPRFMIKKLQARGEPRKGRGFGFVTLASEELQQKAVSEMNGKEIEGREIAVKVAIDSPDKTDEEANAPKEETKANGTQEAATEAAAAPAAAETPAAAPATTA; this is encoded by the exons ATGTCTGCTGCCGTCGAGAAGGTTTCCGAAGCCGTCAATGACGTTACCAATGCTCTGAGCAATGCCACTATCTCCGACAAGGCCGCCGATAAGCCTGCCGCCAACAACGATGCCGTCCTCGCCAGCGCTGCTGAGGGACGCCGTCTGTACATCGGCAACCTGGCCTACGCGACAACGGAGGGGGAGTTGAAGGAGTTCTTCAAGGGTTACCTTGT TGAGTCCGTCTCCATTCCCAAGAACCCTCGCACCGACCGACCTGTTGGCTACGCCTTCGTCGACCTCTCCACCCCTTCCGAGGCCGAGCGCGCCATCTCTGAGCTTTCCGGCAAGGAGATTCTCGAGCGTAAGGTCTCGGTTCAGCTTGCCCGCAAGCCTGAGCCCGCTGGAGAGAAGACCGAGGGTGCCAACGGTGAGGGTGCTGGTGAGGGTAACCGCCGCCGCGCCTCCGGTCGTGGCCGTGGACGTGGCCGCGGCCGTGGCGGTCGTGGTGCCCGCGGTGGCCGCAAC GAGGATGGCACTCCCATCGAGGGTGCTGCCGCCGAGGTCCCTGCCGGCGCTCCCGCTACCTCTGAGGTTCTGCCTCTGACCGATGCCACCAACAAGGATGCCGCCAAGACCCAGAAGGCCGGCGAGTCCGCTGAGGCTCGTGCCCCCCGTGAGCGTCGCGAGCGTGGCCCTCCCGCCGATGGCATTGCCTCCAAGACCAAGGTCATGGTCGCCAACCTCCCCTACGACCTGACCGAGGAGAAG CTCAAGGAGCTCTTCGCCGCCTACGAGCCTTCTTCCGCCAAGATCGCTCTCCGCCCCATCCCCCGCTTCATGATCAAGAAGCTTCAGGCTCGCGGCGAGCCTCGCAAGGGCCGTGGCTTCGGCTTCGTTACCCTCGCCTCTGAGGAGCTTCAGCAGAAGGCTGTTTCCGAGATGAACGGCAAGGAGATTGAGGGCCGCGAGATCGCCGTCAAGGTCGCTATCGATAGCCCCGACAAGACCGACGAGGAGGCCAACGCCCCCAAGGAAGAGACCAAGGCCAACGGCACCCAGGAGGCTGCCACCGAGGCCGCGGCTGCTCCTGCTGCTGCCGAGACCCCGGCTGCCGCTCCCGCCACCACCGCCTAA